The Pseudomonas solani genome segment CGGCCACCTGCCCATGGAGCCGGGGCTGCTCGGCCTGTGTGAAACGGCGCTGGATGATTTCCGTGCCCTCGGCTGCGAGGTGGAGCCGTGCAGCGTGGCGTTCGACCCGGAGCGGCTCTGGCGCTGCTGGCTGGTGCATCGCCACTGGCTGATCGCCGGCAGCCTGGGCCAGGCCTATGCCGACCCGGCCAGCCGCGCGCAACTCAAGCCGGAAGCCATCTGGGAAGTGGAGGGCGGGCTGCGCCTGTCGGCCCGGGACGTCTTCCAGGCATCGCTGGACCGCAGCGACTGGTACCGCGCCTTGCTGGCGCTGTACGAGCGTTACGACTACCTGCTGCTGCCGTGCACCCAGGTGTTTCCATTCGATGCTGCGCAGCACTGGCCGCAGGCCATCGATGGCCGGGCCATGGACAGCTACCACCGCTGGATGGAAGTGGTGGTGGGCGTGACCCTGGCGGGCCTGCCGGCCATGAGCGTACCGGCGGGGTTCGGCGCCAATGGGCTGCCCACCGGGCTGCAGCTGGTGGGACCGCCCCGTGGCGACCTGGCCGTGTTGCAACTGGCCCACGCCCACGAGTTGCACACGCAGTGGGTGCAGCGGCGCCCACCGGCGTTGCTCGGTGGCGCCTGAGGGGCGTGCAACGGGTGGGTCCGTATCTTGCTGTTGTCGGCCGGTGCCTCGGTTGGCGGGGTGATGGAGGCGGGTATGCAAAGCAGAGAAGCAGGCGGCACCGTACGGTCGGTGGAGCGCGCCCTGGCCATCGTCGAGCTGCTGGGGGAGCACGATTCGCTCGGGCTGGAGGAGCTGCACTACCTGACCGGGCTGCCCAAGGCCACGGTCTCGCGCCTGCTGCACACCTTGCTGGACCGGGGCTGGCTCTACCGGGGCCTGTGCGACCGGCGTTACCGGCTCAGTGCGCAGCGCCTGTTCGGTGACCCGGACCAGCGCTTCGCCCGCCAGCTGGTGGAGCTGGCATCGCCCCTGCTCAGCGAGCTGGCCGAGCGCACCGGGCTGGTGGCCGACCTGTCGTTCTTCGATGGCGACGACCTGCACGTGGTGGAAAGCGCGGTGCCCGAAGTGCTGCGCCGGCGCTACCCGGCCAACCGCCTGGTGGTGGGGCTGAAGGCCAGCCTGGCCGATTCGGCCATGGGCCGCGCCTGCCTGGCCGCCCTGGAAGATGAACAGCTGCAACGCCTCGCCGAACGCCATGCGCTGCCGGGCGAAGCGCTGCTGCTCGCCCATCGGCAGACCCACGACCAGGGCTTCGGCGAGCGCATCGAGGGCTCCTGGGAGTACTCGGTGCGCCTGCCCTTCCTGATCCGCGCCATGGCCTTGCCGGTGCACCGCCAGGGGCGCCTGGTGGGCAGCGTGGCCCTGCATTGGCCACGGGACCAGGACAGCGTCGAGTGCGTCAGCCGGCGCCACCTGGACGACCTCGCCGACGCCGTCGACGACCTGCAACGCAGCCTCGGCTGAAGCCACGGGCGTCCCTCCGCCGCCCCGTTCCATGGG includes the following:
- a CDS encoding IclR family transcriptional regulator — encoded protein: MQSREAGGTVRSVERALAIVELLGEHDSLGLEELHYLTGLPKATVSRLLHTLLDRGWLYRGLCDRRYRLSAQRLFGDPDQRFARQLVELASPLLSELAERTGLVADLSFFDGDDLHVVESAVPEVLRRRYPANRLVVGLKASLADSAMGRACLAALEDEQLQRLAERHALPGEALLLAHRQTHDQGFGERIEGSWEYSVRLPFLIRAMALPVHRQGRLVGSVALHWPRDQDSVECVSRRHLDDLADAVDDLQRSLG